From Erigeron canadensis isolate Cc75 chromosome 8, C_canadensis_v1, whole genome shotgun sequence, one genomic window encodes:
- the LOC122611369 gene encoding serine/threonine protein phosphatase 2A 57 kDa regulatory subunit B' theta isoform-like, producing the protein MLNKILNRRPKKPHKSHDNRDGGNQNSYSNTSTSSRTNNDVAVTRPSSSNPTSSHGPVVHPTGPNHANNRILQSQNSKLNGNSTVYEALPSLKDVPSSEKQNLFIRKLALCSVVFDFTDPTKSLKEKEIKRQTLVELVDYVTSASGKFPEIVMQEIVKMVSVNIFRRLTPQPRDNKMLETFDGEEEEPSMDPSWPHLQLVYEFILRFVASPETDAKLAKRYIDQAFVLKWLDLFDSEDPREREYLKFVLHRMYGKFMVHRPYIRKAINNIFFRFVFETEKHNGIAELLEILGSIINGFALPLKEEHKLFLVRALIPLHKPKCIPMYHQQISYCITQFVEKDCKLADTVIRGLLKYWPITNSSKEVMFLSELEEVLEATQTPEFQRCMVPLFRQIARCLSSSHFQVAERALFLWNNDHIENLIRQNRKVILPIIYPALERNTKTHWNQAVQSLTLNVRKIFSDADPQLFEECSKKFKEDELRKEESQSKREAIWKRLEDVAAQRSGGGYEPMVISQKVIATHVSSSG; encoded by the exons ATGTTGAACAAGATACTTAATAGGCGCCCTAAAAAGCCTCATAAGTCACATGACAATCGAGACGGAGGAAACCAAAATTCTTATTCAAATACATCAACTAGCTCAAGAACCAACAATGATGTTGCAGTAACTCGCCCTAGTAGTTCAAATCCCACATCCAGTCATGGGCCAGTAGTTCATCCAACGGGCCCAAATCACGCCAACAATAGGATTCTCCAATCTCAAAATTCGAAGTTGAATGGAAATTCAACCGTTTATGAGGCGTTGCCTAGTTTGAAAGATGTTCCAAGTTCCGAGAAACAGAATCTGTTTATTCGGAAGTTGGCTTTATGTAGTGTGGTATTTGACTTCACTGATCCAACAAAGAGTTTGAAAGAAAAGGAGATCAAGCGACAAACGCTGGTGGAGCTTGTTGATTATGTTACTTCTGCAAGTGGGAAATTTCCTGAAATCGTTATGCAAGAAATTGTGAAGATGGTGTCGGTGAATATCTTTCGTAGGCTTACTCCACAACCTCGAGATAACAAAATGTTAGAAACTTTTgatggtgaagaagaagaacCTTCCATGGATCCATCATGGCCTCATTTACAGTTAGTCTATGAATTTATTTTGAGATTTGTAGCATCACCAGAAACTGATGCAAAACTAGCTAAACGCTACATCGATCAAGCTTTCGTTTTGAAATGGCTAGATTTATTTGACTCAGAGGATCCACGAGAACGGGAATACTTAAAGTTTGTTCTTCACAGAATGTATGGAAAATTCATGGTGCACCGCCCTTATATCAGAAAAGCAATCAATAATATATTCTTCCGTTTTGTTTTTGAAACCGAAAAACATAATGGGATTGCTGAATTATTAGAAATATTGGGAAGTATAATTAATGGTTTCGCGTTGCCATTAAAAGAAGAACATAAATTGTTTCTTGTGAGGGCACTAATTCCACTTCACAAGCCGAAATGCATACCGATGTATCACCAACAAATATCGTATTGCATTACACAATTTGTAGAAAAAGATTGCAAGCTTGCGGATACAGTTATTAGGGGTTTGTTGAAGTATTGGCCGATTACAAATAGTTCAAAGGAAGTGATGTTTTTGAGTGAGCTTGAGGAAGTTTTGGAGGCAACACAGACTCCAGAGTTTCAAAGATGTATGGTGCCTTTGTTTCGCCAGATTGCTCGTTGCTTGAGTAGCTCACATTTTCAG GTGGCAGAAAGAGCATTGTTCCTTTGGAACAATGATCATATCGAGAACCTAATAAGACAAAACCGAAAAGTAATCTTGCCAATTATATATCCAGCATTGGAAAGAAACACCAAAACCCATTGGAACCAAGCTGTACAGAGTTTGACCTTAAATGTCAGAAAGATCTTTTCTGATGCAGACCCCCAACTTTTTGAAGAATGCTCAAAGAAGTTCAAAGAAGATGAATTGCGAAAGGAAGAAAGCCAGTCCAAAAGAGAAGCTATCTGGAAACGCCTTGAAGATGTAGCGGCTCAGAGATCTGGCGGTGGTTATGAGCCAATGGTCATTTCCCAGAAGGTAATTGCGACTCATGTTTCATCATCTGGTTAG